The Naumannella cuiyingiana DNA window GCCAGCTCCGCGCACCGGCCGCCGAGGGCGTCCGTCCCGGACGACAGCACCGCGTCGGGATCGGGACCGGGCCAGCGCGGGAGGCGCTGCCCGCCCACGTCGGTGGGCTCCGGCAGTTCCACCAGTCGGGCGCGGTCGGGGGCGAAGTCGCGGAAGGGCGCGTCACCGGGCAGCGCCCGCGCGCGTTCCAACAGCGCCCACAGTCGCGCCCGGTCGGTGCGCTGTTGTGCGGTCAGCCCGGTCAGCTCCGCATCGCGGGCCGGGTCGGCGAGGGCGTACACAGATATCTGTTGTGGCGGCCCGGCGGGGGCAATGCTGATCATGGTGACCGGCTGGTCGGTGATCGCCGGGGAGCCGTAGTCGATGCCGGCCAGCAGTCCGGAGGCCGCCGCCTGCTCGGCGAATCCGGCGACCGCGGCCGGGTCGACCGTCGCCACCTCGAGCTCCGGGGGCACGTCGCCGAGGGTGCGCTCCGGTCGCGGCCGGATCACGCGCCCGTCGCCGAAGATCGACAACGCCGGCACGTTGAATACCTGGTAGGAGACGGGGACCAGCCCCGGGGCGATGTGGATCCGGAACACCAACTGGTCGGGCGGCAGCGGCGACGCGGACGGCGGAGGCGGTGGATCGTCGGGGGTGACCGACCGGCCGCAGCCGCCGAGGCCCCCGAGGCCGACGGCGATGGCCCCGCCCAGTAACGCCCTGCGCTCCATCGGCCCATGGTGCCCGCCGGCGGGGTCGCCGCCGCGTCAGCCGCGAGCGGCCATCGACAGCAGCGACAGCCCGGCGTCGGAGGCAGAGCCCGGCTCCGCGCTCAGCAACAGCAGCCGCTGTCCCGGCCGGTCGCTGACCTCGAAGGACTCGAACCGAAGATCAAGATTTCCGAACTCCGGGTGCCGGAACTCCTTGTGCCACGGCGCCTATGTCGGGATCAGCGCGGCCCTGGCCGCCGAGTTGCTGCCCGAGGGACGCAAGGCCAAGGGGGTGGCGATGGTGTTCAGCGGGATCACGCTGGCGATCGTGCTCGGGCTGCCGATCGGCAACCTGCTCGGCAACCAGTTCGGCTGGCGGGCCACGTTCGCCGTGATGACCGGTATCGGCGTGATCGTGCTGATCGCATTGATCGCGTTCGTGCCGACCGGGCGGGGCGCCCCGAACGATCTGCGCACCGAGACGGGCTGGCTGCGTTCGGAGCAGGTCTGGCTGACCCTCGGGGTCAGCGTGCTCGGCTTCGGCGGGGTGTTCGGCGCGTTCTCGTATCTGGCCTACACGCTGAGCGCGGTCACCCGCCTCGGGCCGACGGCGATCGCCGGCCTGCTGCTGGTCTTCGGCGTCGGCACCTTTGCCGGCAACCTGCTCGGCGGGAGCGGGGTGGCCGGCCGGCTCGACGACCGGTTCCCGGTGATCGTCACGGCGGTCGTCGCGATGATCATGATCGGCTTCGGGCTGACCGCGGCCTGGCCGATCGCGGCGACGATCGGGGTCTTCGCGATGGGCGCGGTCGGGTTCAGCCTGACCCCGGCCACCCAGGCCCGGATCCTGACCTGGGCCGACGGCGCCGGTTTCGCCAGCAGCGCCAATATCGCGGCACTGAATCTGGGCAACTGGGTCGGGGCGACACTGGCCGGGTTGGCGTTGGACGGCGGCCACGGCGCCGCCTCGCCCCTGTTCGTCGGGGCGGCGATGACGCTGTGTGCGACCGGGTTGATGCTGTGGACGATCCGTCGCCGCCCTGAGCGGTGAGAGCGCAGACCGAACGACGGTCGGCCCCGGGCGATCCGCCCGGGGCCGACCGTCGTTCGGTCGATCCGATCAGTCGTCGTCGCGGTTCGGCGTGGTCTTTTGGATCTGCAACAAGAACTCGGTGTTGCTCTGCGTCTTCCGCATCCGGTTCAGCAGCGTCTCCAGCGCCTGCTGCCCGTCCAGCCCACTGAGCACGCGGCGCAGCTTCCAGACGATGCCCAGCTCCTCGCGGCTCATCAACAACTCTTCTCGCCGCGTCGAGGAGTTGACGTCGATGGCGGGGAAAACCCGCTTCTCGGCCAGTTCGCGACGCAACCGCAGCTCCATGTTGCCGGTGCCCTTGAACTCCTCGAAGATCACTTCGTCCATCTTCGAGCCGCTCTCGATCAGCGCGGTGGCAAGGATCGTCAGCGAGCCGCCGTTCTCGATGTTGCGCGCGGCACCGAAGAACTTCTTCGGCGGGTAGAGCGCGGCCGAGTCGACGCCGCCGGACAGGATCCGGCCCGACGCGGGAGCGGCCAGGTTGTACGCCCGACCGAGCCGGGTGATGCCGTCCAGCAGGACGACCACGTCGTGGCCGAGTTCGACCAGCCGCTTGGCGCGCTCGATCGCCAGCTCCGCGACGGTGGTGTGATCACCGGCGGGCCGGTCGAAGGTCGAGGAGATCACCTCGCCGGTCACGGTCCGCTCGAAGTCGGTGACCTCTTCCGGGCGCTCGTCGACGAGCACCACCATCAGGTGCACCTCGGGATTGTTGGTGGTGATCGCGTTGGCGATGTTCTGCATCACCATCGTCTTGCCGGCCTTGGCCGGGGAGACGATCAGGCCGCGCTGGCCCTTGCCGATCGGGGCGACCAGGTCGATGATCCGACCGGTCATGTTGGTCGGCGTCGTCTCCAGCCGCAGTCGCTCCTGCGGGTAGAGCGGGGTGAGCTTGCCGAACTCCGGGCGGTTCTTCGCGTTCTCCGGAGCGTCGCCGTTGATGGTCTCGATCCGGACCAGCGGGTTGAACTTCTCCTTGCGCTCGCCCTCCCGCGGTTCGCGGATGACGCCGGTCACGACGTCGCCCTTGCGCAGGCCGAACTTGCGGACCATCGACAGCGAGACGTAGGCGTCGTCGGAGCCCGGCAGGTAGCCGCTGGTCCGGACAAAGGCGTAGTTGTCCAGCACGTCGAGGATGCCGGAGACCTGGACCAGCACGTCGTCCTCGCTGATCACCGGATCGACCTCGAGGCGATCCATCCCGCCACGGCCGCGGCGGTTCTGCCGGTCGCGGTTGCGCCGGCGGCGACCGCGCCGGCCACCCCCGTCGTCATCGCGGTCGCGATTGCCGTTGTCCCGGTCGCGGTTCCGGTTCTCGTCGCGGTTCCGGTTCTCGTCGCGATTGCCGTTGTCCCGGTTGCGGTTCTCGTCGCGGCTGCGGTTCTCGTCGCGACTGCCGTTGTCCCGGTCGCGGCTGCGGTTCTCGTCGCGGCTGCGGTTCTCGTCGCGATTGCGGTTCTCGTTGCGGTTGCCTTCGCGGCGCTCGCCGTCCGGGCGACCCTCTGCGCCATCGGGGCGGTTGTCGCCGGCCTGGTCGCCGGTGCCGTTGCGACGCTGCTCGGAACGCTCGCGGGCCTGTCGGCGCGCCTCCTCGGCGCGCTCGTCCGCATCGGGCAGCGCCGCCTGGGCCGGTTCGTTGCGGGCCGGTTCGGTACGGGCCTGTTCGGTGCGGGCCGGTTCGGTTCGCGGCTGCTCGCTACGCGCGGCATCGGTGGCCGGGGCATCGGTGGGTGCGGCGGCTGCCCGGGGAGCCTGGCCGCCCGTCGGGGCCCCGCCCTGCGCGGCGCGAATGGCCGAGATCAGGTCTCCCTTGCGCATGGTGCCGGCGCCCTTCAGGCCGAGCTGGGAGGCGACCTTCTTGAGCTCGGGGAGCACCATGGCTTCCAGACCCGAACCCTTGCGCCGGCGGCTTCCCGCCGCGGCGCTCGTCGTCTCGGTGGTGTCCGTCACTTGTCCTTCTTTCTCGCGGCCGGGCATGGCCGCCTCGTTGTGCGGAGTGGACTCAGATTCCGCTGCTCAAGCCCCGACAGGGAACGACGCAGTGTCGCTTGGGATGAAGTCTGTGGCGAGGACCCTGGATCGAGATATCGCCGCGCCCGGCTTGACTGGGCGCCGAGTGATGTGGGCGTACCGACCATCACCGTCGCGTCCAGCGTAGCACCGGGGTGGGAGCGGATCGCAAACCGTTCAGTCCCCCGGCGTGCCGACGCTCGCCCCCGGGCCGGGCCGCAGCCGCCGCACCCGGAACCCGGTCGCCGGCGCAATGCCGGCCAGCTCGGCCGCCGTCCCGAGCACCACCACCGTCGGGCCGGCGCCCGAGACGACGGCCGCCGCGCCGGCGTCGCGCAGGCGCTCCACCAGCGCCGCCGAGGCCGGCATCAGCGGAGCCCGGTACGGCTGGTGCAGCCGGTCCCGGGTCGCGGCAAGCAACTCCTCCGGCGCCCCGGCCAGGGCATGCACCAGCAGGCCCGCGGCGCCGGCGTTCTCGGCAGCGTCGGTGTGTGGGACGGTCGGCGGGAGTACGCCGCGCGCCGCCCGGGTGGCGAGCGCGTCACCCGGGACGAAGGCCGCGCCGGCGACCCGCGGGTCCAGCGGCAGCCGCAGCACCCGGTCCTCCCCCGGCACCACCAGCGTCAGGCCGCCGAGCAGCGCCGGCGCCGCATTGTCCAGGTGGCCCTCGACGGCCCGGGCGCGCCGCAGCAACCAGCGCTCGTCGACCGGCCGGCCGGGTCGGGCCCACGTCCAGGCCGCGAGCAACCCGGCGACGACGGCCGCGGCCGAGGATCCCAGCCCCCGCGCGTGCGGGATGGCGTTCTCGGCCTCGAGCGCCACCGCTGGCGGAACCGGGCCGCCGAGGTCGCGCAGGGCCCCGAGCAGCGTGGCGATGATCAGATGGTCCGGACCGCGAGGCACGTCACCGGCACCCTCCCCGGTGACCTCGACGGCGTACTCGCGGGCAACCCGGACGCGCACCCGGTCGCACAGATCCCACGCCAGCCCCAGGCTGTCGAAGCCCGGGCCGAGGTTGGCCGAGGTGGCGGGAACCCGCAGCTCCAGGGGCGGCAGCTCGCTCAACTGGCCAGCCCCAGCACCTCGGCGACCGCGGCCGCCTCGGCCGGCAAGATGTCGGGGGCGACCTCGCGACCGCGCATCGCGGTGTCGATGTCCTTCAGCCCGTTCCCCGTGCAGGTGACGACGATCCGGCGCCCCGGGCGAAGCTCGCCGGCCGCATAGGCCGCGAGCAGACCCGCCACGCCGCTCGCCGACGCGGGCTCGACGAAGATCCCCTCGCGCGAGGCCAGCAGCGACTGCGCGGCGAGGATCTCTTCGTCGGTGACCGCACCGAAGCGCCCGCCGGACTCGGTGACCGCGCGCCGGGCCAGCTCGCCCGAGGCCGGATTGCCGATCCGGATCGCCGTCGCGACCGTGTCGGGCTCGAGGATCGGATGCCCGGCGACGAGCGGCGCGGCACCCGCCGCCTGGAATCCCCACATCGCGGGTGTCCGGGTCGCCCGCTCGTCGGCGGCGTACTCCCGATAGCCCATCCAGTACGCGGAGATGTTCCCGGCATTGCCGACCGGCAGGACGTGCAGATCCGGCGCGTCGCCGAGCGCGTCGACGATCTCGAAGGCCGCCGTCTTCTGGCCCTCCAGGCGATCGGGATTGACCGAGTTCACCAGCGCGACCGGATAGGCCTCCGACAGCTTGCGAGTCACCTCCAGGCAGTCGTCGAAGTTGCCGTCCACCTGCACGATCTCGGCACCGTGCACCACCGCCTGGGCGAGCTTCCCGGTCGCGATCCGCCCGGCCGGCAGCAGGACCAGCGCGCGCAGCCCGGCGCGAGCGGCATAGGCCGCCGCCGAGGCCGAGGTGTTGCCGGTGGAGGCGCAGACCACCGCGTTCGCCCCGTCGGCCACGGCCCGGCTGATCGCCACCGTCATGCCGCGGTCCTTGAAGGATCCCGTCGGGTTCGCCCCCTCGACCTTGATCCAGACCTCGCAGGCGAGCCGGTCGGACAGGTGGTCCGCCCGCACCAGCGGGGTCCCGCCTTCCCCCAGGCTGATCACCGGGTCCTCGTCGCCGATCGGCAAGCGGTCCCGATAGCGGGCGATCAGCCCGTTGGTGGTCGCCCTCGATGCGTCGCCCATCGCGGCTGCCTCCTCTTTGATCATCTTCTGGTTGATCACCTTCTGGTGATCATCTTCTTGTTGATCAAGCTCTTCCTGACCAGCGTCCCCCGACCGATCCGGGTTTGATCGATCCGTGATTGATCAGTCCGGCACCCCGGCCCGGATCCGGTCACGGGGTGGTCATGCCCTCCACCCGCATCACGCTGAGCACCTCGTGCACCGCCGGCAGGTCGGACAGGGCCGTGACGCAGGCGCTCAACGCCGCGTCGGGTGCGGGATGGGTGACCACCACAATCCGGGCCTCGGCCCCGTCGCCCGGGCTGGTCACCTGGCGCAGGGTCTGCACGGACACATCGTGCTCGGCGAAGCAGTTCGCGATGGCGGCCAGCACGCCGGCCCGGTCGTCGACCTCGAGGCTCAGGTGGTAGCGGGTGACCACCTCGCCGATGCTGCGCACCGGTCGCCTCGCATAGCTGGATTCCCCGGGACCCGAGGTCTCGCGGACCCGGTTGCGGGCCACGGTGACAAGATCGCCGAGAACGGCCGAGGCGGTGGGGCTACCGCCGGCGCCCGGGCCGTAGAACATCAGTTGCCCGGCCGAGCGGGACTGCACGAAGACCGCGTTGTACGCCCCGCCGACGGAGGCGAGCGGATGCGAGTCCGGGATCATCGCCGGGTGCACGCGGGCGTTGATCGTCGCGTCCGCCCCGTCCCCGGACAACTCACAGATCGCCAGCAGTTTCACCACGCAACCCATGTCGCGAGCCGAGGCGATGTCGCTGCGGGTGACCTCGGTGATCCCCTCGCGGTGCACATCGGCGCCGGAAACCCGGCTGTGGAAGGCGAGTCCGGCCAGGATCGCGGCCTTGGCGGCCGCGTCGAAGCCCTCGACGTCGGCGGTCGGATCGGCCTCGGCATAGCCGAGCGCCTGGGCCTCGGCGAGCACATCGGCGTACCCGGCGCCCTGGCTGTGCATCTTGTCGAGGATGAAGTTCGTGGTGCCGTTGACGATGCCCATCACCTGGGTGATCTCGTCGCCGACCAGCGATTCGCGCAGCGGCCGGATGATCGGGATCGCGCCCGCGACCGCCGCCTCGAAGTAGAGATCGACACCGGCCTGCTCGGCCGCGGCGAACAGGCTCGCGCCGTCCTCGGCCAGCAGCGCCTTGTTCGCGGTGATCACCGAGGCACCATGATCGATCGCGGAGGTGATCAAGGACCGGGCGGGCTCGATCCCACCGATCAGCTCGATCACGATGTCCACGTCGTCGCGGGCGACCAGCGCAGCGGTGTCGGTGGTGAACAGCGCGGGGTCGATGCCGGGGCGCTCGATCCCGGTCCGGCGTACCCCGATCCCGACCAGCTCCAGTGGCCGGCCGATCCGCGCGCGCAGATCGTCTGCGGAGCCCGTGATCAGGCGCGCCACCTCGGAGCCGACGACCCCGCAGCCGAGCAGGGCGATCCGCAGGGGCTCCCCGGCGGCCGGCGGCTGGCGGGACTCGGTCATCGTCTGGCTCCATTTGTTCGTGGGCCCGGGCTCGCGGGTTCACCGTCCGCCGATTCGGGAAGGGGTGCGATGCCGATCCTCGCCGGGGCGCCACCCGAGGCGCACCTTAGTATCAGCATCCGGGATTCAACCAACGTCCAGCGCGAGCAGGTCGTCGACGGTCTCGCGGCGGACCAGGGTGCGCCACTCGCCGTCGGCGGCGGCGATCACCGGCGGCCGCGGCACGTGGTTGTAGTTGCTCGCCATCGATCGGGCGTACGCCCCGGCGCCGGGCACCGCGATCAGGTCGCCCGGCACGATGTCGCCGGGCAGGAACTCGTCGCGGACGACGATGTCGCCCGATTCGCAGTGTTTGCCGACGACCCGACAGAGCACCGGCGGCGCGTCGGAGGCGCGGTTGGCCAGGGTCGCCGAGTACTCCGCGGCGTACAGCGCCGTGCGGATGTTGTCGCTCATCCCCCCGTCCACCGACAGATAGGTACGCACGCCGCCGCCGGACAGCGTCACCGGCTTGACCGTGCCGACCTCGTACAGCATGAACGCCGCCGGGCCGCTGATCGCGCGGCCAGGCTCGATCGACAGTTCCGGTACGCCGATCCCCCGCGCCGCGCACTCGGCCCGCACCAGCGCCGCGAGCTCGTCGGCGAGCTGCTGCGGCGGGGCCGGGTCGTCGAGGGTCGTGTAGGCGATCCCGAACCCGCCACCGAGGTCGAGCTCGGGCAGTTCGCGGCCCGTCCGGGAAGCGATGTCGGCGAGCATGCCGACCGTGCGACGGACTGCGATCTCGAAGCCGGAGGTCTCGAAGATCTGCGAGCCGATGTGGGAGTGAATGCCCCGCAGGTCGATCCCGGGCGCCGCCAGGCACGACTCGACCGCCGCCATCGCCTCCCCCGTCACCAGCGAGAAGCCGAACTTCTGGTCCTCGTGGGCCGTCGCGATGTACTCGTGGGTGTGCGCCTCGACGCCGACGGTGACCCGGATCAGCACCGGGGCCCGTACGCCGCGCTCGGCGGCGAGCGCGGACAGGCGTTCCAGCTCGATGGTCGAGTCGACCACGATCCGGCCGACCCCGGCATCGAGCGCGGCGGCCAGCTCGGCCACCGACTTGTTGTTCCCGTGGAAGCCGATCCGCGCGGGGTCGACGCCGGCGCGCAGGGCGACGGCGAGTTCGCCACCGGTACACACGTCCAGCGACAGCCCCTCCTCGGCGACCCAGCGGGCGACCGCGGTGCACAGGAAGGACTTGCCGGCGTAGTAGACCTGCCAGCCGGCGAAGGCATCGGCGAACGCGCGGGCGCGGGCCCGCAGGTCGGCCTCGTCGAAGACATAGGCCGGCGTACCGGCCTCGGCCGCCAGCCGGGTGACCCCGATCCCCGCCACCTCCAGCTCGCCCGAGGGCGATCGCGTCACCCCCCGGGCCCACAACT harbors:
- a CDS encoding MFS transporter, with product MCHGAYVGISAALAAELLPEGRKAKGVAMVFSGITLAIVLGLPIGNLLGNQFGWRATFAVMTGIGVIVLIALIAFVPTGRGAPNDLRTETGWLRSEQVWLTLGVSVLGFGGVFGAFSYLAYTLSAVTRLGPTAIAGLLLVFGVGTFAGNLLGGSGVAGRLDDRFPVIVTAVVAMIMIGFGLTAAWPIAATIGVFAMGAVGFSLTPATQARILTWADGAGFASSANIAALNLGNWVGATLAGLALDGGHGAASPLFVGAAMTLCATGLMLWTIRRRPER
- the rho gene encoding transcription termination factor Rho, which translates into the protein MVLPELKKVASQLGLKGAGTMRKGDLISAIRAAQGGAPTGGQAPRAAAAPTDAPATDAARSEQPRTEPARTEQARTEPARNEPAQAALPDADERAEEARRQARERSEQRRNGTGDQAGDNRPDGAEGRPDGERREGNRNENRNRDENRSRDENRSRDRDNGSRDENRSRDENRNRDNGNRDENRNRDENRNRDRDNGNRDRDDDGGGRRGRRRRNRDRQNRRGRGGMDRLEVDPVISEDDVLVQVSGILDVLDNYAFVRTSGYLPGSDDAYVSLSMVRKFGLRKGDVVTGVIREPREGERKEKFNPLVRIETINGDAPENAKNRPEFGKLTPLYPQERLRLETTPTNMTGRIIDLVAPIGKGQRGLIVSPAKAGKTMVMQNIANAITTNNPEVHLMVVLVDERPEEVTDFERTVTGEVISSTFDRPAGDHTTVAELAIERAKRLVELGHDVVVLLDGITRLGRAYNLAAPASGRILSGGVDSAALYPPKKFFGAARNIENGGSLTILATALIESGSKMDEVIFEEFKGTGNMELRLRRELAEKRVFPAIDVNSSTRREELLMSREELGIVWKLRRVLSGLDGQQALETLLNRMRKTQSNTEFLLQIQKTTPNRDDD
- the thrB gene encoding homoserine kinase; this encodes MPPLELRVPATSANLGPGFDSLGLAWDLCDRVRVRVAREYAVEVTGEGAGDVPRGPDHLIIATLLGALRDLGGPVPPAVALEAENAIPHARGLGSSAAAVVAGLLAAWTWARPGRPVDERWLLRRARAVEGHLDNAAPALLGGLTLVVPGEDRVLRLPLDPRVAGAAFVPGDALATRAARGVLPPTVPHTDAAENAGAAGLLVHALAGAPEELLAATRDRLHQPYRAPLMPASAALVERLRDAGAAAVVSGAGPTVVVLGTAAELAGIAPATGFRVRRLRPGPGASVGTPGD
- the thrC gene encoding threonine synthase, with amino-acid sequence MGDASRATTNGLIARYRDRLPIGDEDPVISLGEGGTPLVRADHLSDRLACEVWIKVEGANPTGSFKDRGMTVAISRAVADGANAVVCASTGNTSASAAAYAARAGLRALVLLPAGRIATGKLAQAVVHGAEIVQVDGNFDDCLEVTRKLSEAYPVALVNSVNPDRLEGQKTAAFEIVDALGDAPDLHVLPVGNAGNISAYWMGYREYAADERATRTPAMWGFQAAGAAPLVAGHPILEPDTVATAIRIGNPASGELARRAVTESGGRFGAVTDEEILAAQSLLASREGIFVEPASASGVAGLLAAYAAGELRPGRRIVVTCTGNGLKDIDTAMRGREVAPDILPAEAAAVAEVLGLAS
- a CDS encoding homoserine dehydrogenase — protein: MTESRQPPAAGEPLRIALLGCGVVGSEVARLITGSADDLRARIGRPLELVGIGVRRTGIERPGIDPALFTTDTAALVARDDVDIVIELIGGIEPARSLITSAIDHGASVITANKALLAEDGASLFAAAEQAGVDLYFEAAVAGAIPIIRPLRESLVGDEITQVMGIVNGTTNFILDKMHSQGAGYADVLAEAQALGYAEADPTADVEGFDAAAKAAILAGLAFHSRVSGADVHREGITEVTRSDIASARDMGCVVKLLAICELSGDGADATINARVHPAMIPDSHPLASVGGAYNAVFVQSRSAGQLMFYGPGAGGSPTASAVLGDLVTVARNRVRETSGPGESSYARRPVRSIGEVVTRYHLSLEVDDRAGVLAAIANCFAEHDVSVQTLRQVTSPGDGAEARIVVVTHPAPDAALSACVTALSDLPAVHEVLSVMRVEGMTTP
- the lysA gene encoding diaminopimelate decarboxylase, with amino-acid sequence MSHTHVAGSIHADVSAPAPGWLRRPDDVNALLPQLWARGVTRSPSGELEVAGIGVTRLAAEAGTPAYVFDEADLRARARAFADAFAGWQVYYAGKSFLCTAVARWVAEEGLSLDVCTGGELAVALRAGVDPARIGFHGNNKSVAELAAALDAGVGRIVVDSTIELERLSALAAERGVRAPVLIRVTVGVEAHTHEYIATAHEDQKFGFSLVTGEAMAAVESCLAAPGIDLRGIHSHIGSQIFETSGFEIAVRRTVGMLADIASRTGRELPELDLGGGFGIAYTTLDDPAPPQQLADELAALVRAECAARGIGVPELSIEPGRAISGPAAFMLYEVGTVKPVTLSGGGVRTYLSVDGGMSDNIRTALYAAEYSATLANRASDAPPVLCRVVGKHCESGDIVVRDEFLPGDIVPGDLIAVPGAGAYARSMASNYNHVPRPPVIAAADGEWRTLVRRETVDDLLALDVG